The Candidatus Nitrosocosmicus franklandus genome contains a region encoding:
- the folP gene encoding dihydropteroate synthase, with protein sequence MLTTIGNTSIHPDEPVKIMGIINVSPESFYQNSIKRTENEIQDTLSEMEASGVDIIDVGGMSTAPYLRTIIPVELEIKRLFNAVSAIRQISDIPISIDTPRSDVVRSLLKLEINAINDVTGLKYDTKMSKLAYENDLPIIIGAHISNNVNSYYSGDVHDTLSLIRDSITIAQKSNIDLDNMIVDPSIGFFRQSGNSPFFSRIKGMEWYIRDLEILSNIEMFKSLSIPLCVSISRKSFIQSLFGLNVEDRLIPSIISEVHCAIHGASLIRTHNVKETRQALDMLNLLRE encoded by the coding sequence ATGTTGACGACTATAGGTAATACTTCCATTCATCCTGATGAGCCTGTGAAGATCATGGGAATTATTAACGTCAGTCCCGAATCATTTTATCAAAATTCAATCAAAAGAACCGAAAATGAAATACAAGATACACTGTCTGAAATGGAGGCTTCCGGGGTAGACATAATAGACGTCGGAGGCATGTCTACTGCTCCATATCTTAGAACAATAATTCCCGTTGAACTCGAGATAAAAAGATTGTTTAATGCTGTGTCTGCAATTAGGCAAATTAGTGATATCCCAATTTCCATAGACACTCCTCGATCTGATGTAGTTAGATCTCTTTTGAAATTGGAAATAAATGCCATAAACGATGTCACTGGATTGAAATATGACACTAAAATGTCCAAACTCGCATATGAAAATGATCTACCGATAATTATAGGAGCACACATATCTAACAATGTAAATTCATATTATAGTGGAGATGTGCACGATACTCTTTCGCTTATACGAGATAGTATTACTATCGCACAGAAATCTAACATCGACCTTGATAATATGATCGTTGATCCTTCTATTGGTTTTTTTAGACAATCCGGAAATAGTCCCTTTTTCTCAAGAATCAAAGGGATGGAGTGGTATATTCGTGACTTGGAAATTCTCTCTAATATCGAGATGTTTAAATCTCTGTCTATTCCACTTTGTGTTTCAATTTCAAGAAAATCATTTATCCAGTCACTGTTTGGACTAAATGTTGAGGATAGATTAATTCCATCAATTATATCCGAAGTGCACTGTGCTATTCATGGGGCCTCATT